The Mycolicibacterium doricum genome includes a region encoding these proteins:
- the metX gene encoding homoserine O-acetyltransferase MetX, whose protein sequence is MTISDVPITTLPSEGEIGVVDVGPLTLESGAVLDDVSIAVQRWGELSPDRDNVVMVLHALTGDSHVTGPAGPGHPTPGWWDGVAGPGAPIDTDRWCAVSTNVLGGCRGSTGPSSIAPDGRPYGSRFPAVTIRDQVTADLAALEALGITEVAAVVGGSMGGARALEWIVGHPHTVRSALILAVGARATADQIGTQSTQVAAIEADPHWRGGDYYDTGRTPSTGLAIARRFAHLTYRGEQELDDRFGNDAQGDETPTTGGRYAVQSYLEYQGAKLVERFDAGTYVRLTDALSSHDVGRGRGGVRAALQSCPVPAIVGGVTSDRLYPLRLQQELADLLPGCAGLEVVDSIYGHDGFLVETEAVGKLIRRALELAGPR, encoded by the coding sequence GTGACGATTTCTGACGTGCCCATCACCACACTGCCGTCCGAGGGCGAGATCGGCGTCGTCGACGTCGGCCCGCTCACGCTGGAGAGCGGCGCTGTGCTCGACGACGTCTCGATCGCCGTGCAGCGCTGGGGAGAGCTCTCCCCCGACCGCGACAACGTCGTGATGGTGCTTCATGCGCTGACCGGTGACTCGCACGTCACCGGACCCGCCGGGCCCGGCCATCCCACCCCGGGATGGTGGGACGGCGTCGCCGGGCCCGGAGCGCCGATCGACACCGACCGCTGGTGCGCGGTCTCGACGAACGTCCTCGGCGGCTGCCGCGGATCCACCGGACCGTCGTCGATCGCCCCCGACGGCCGGCCGTACGGCTCGCGGTTCCCCGCGGTGACGATCCGAGACCAGGTCACCGCCGACCTGGCCGCGCTCGAGGCGCTGGGGATCACCGAGGTCGCCGCGGTGGTGGGCGGATCCATGGGCGGCGCGCGCGCGCTCGAGTGGATCGTCGGCCACCCGCACACGGTGCGGTCGGCGCTGATCCTCGCGGTCGGCGCCCGCGCCACCGCCGACCAGATCGGCACGCAGAGCACCCAGGTCGCCGCGATCGAGGCCGACCCGCACTGGCGCGGCGGCGACTACTACGACACCGGGCGCACGCCGTCGACCGGACTGGCGATCGCCCGCCGGTTCGCCCATCTCACCTACCGCGGTGAGCAGGAACTCGACGACCGGTTCGGCAACGACGCCCAGGGTGACGAGACGCCGACGACCGGCGGACGGTACGCCGTGCAGAGCTACCTGGAATACCAGGGCGCCAAGCTGGTCGAGCGGTTCGACGCCGGCACCTACGTGAGGCTCACCGATGCGCTGTCGAGCCACGACGTCGGCCGTGGCCGCGGCGGCGTGCGGGCCGCCCTGCAGAGCTGCCCGGTGCCCGCGATCGTCGGCGGTGTCACTTCCGACCGGCTCTATCCCCTGCGATTGCAACAGGAGTTGGCCGACCTGCTTCCGGGATGTGCCGGTCTGGAGGTGGTCGACTCGATCTACGGCCACGACGGGTTCCTGGTCGAGACGGAGGCTGTCGGCAAGCTGATCCGCCGCGCGTTGGAGTTGGCGGGCCCCCGGTGA
- a CDS encoding bifunctional o-acetylhomoserine/o-acetylserine sulfhydrylase has protein sequence MSTSEDLMLPDSRSEDPRSANWSFETKQVHAGQTPDAATNARALPIYQTTSYTFRDTDHAAALFGLAETGNIYTRIMNPTTDVVEQRIAALEGGVAALFLSSGQAAETFAILNIANAGDHIVSSPRLYGGTYNLFHHTLPKLGIDVTFVEEPDEPASWRAAARPNTKAFFAETISNPQIDVLDIPSVAAVAHHSGVPLIVDNTIATPYLIQPLNHGADVVVHSATKYLGGHGNAIAGVIVDGGTFDWTNGQFPGFTEPDPSYHGVVFADLGAPAYALKARVQLLRDLGSAAAPFNAFLIAQGLETLSLRVERHVANAQRVAEYLVAHDDVLSVNYAGLPSSPWYELGKKLAPKGTGAVLAFELAGGVDAGKAFVNALTLHSHVANIGDVRSLVIHPASTTHAQLSPGEQLASGVTPGLVRLAVGIEGIDDILADLEQGFAAAKAIA, from the coding sequence ATGAGCACGTCAGAAGACCTGATGCTGCCCGATAGTCGCTCGGAGGACCCTCGCTCCGCCAATTGGTCGTTCGAGACTAAACAGGTCCACGCCGGCCAGACCCCTGACGCGGCGACCAACGCCCGCGCGCTGCCGATCTACCAGACCACCTCGTACACCTTCCGCGACACCGATCACGCCGCGGCGCTGTTCGGCCTGGCCGAGACCGGCAACATCTACACCCGGATCATGAACCCGACGACCGACGTCGTCGAGCAGCGCATCGCCGCCCTCGAAGGTGGGGTGGCGGCGCTGTTCCTGTCCTCCGGGCAGGCAGCGGAGACGTTCGCCATCCTCAACATCGCCAACGCCGGCGACCACATCGTGTCGAGCCCGCGACTGTACGGCGGCACCTACAACCTGTTCCATCACACGCTGCCCAAACTCGGCATCGACGTCACCTTCGTCGAAGAGCCGGATGAACCCGCCAGCTGGCGGGCCGCGGCGCGTCCCAACACCAAGGCCTTCTTCGCCGAGACCATCTCCAATCCCCAGATCGATGTGCTCGACATTCCGTCGGTCGCCGCGGTCGCCCATCACAGTGGGGTTCCGCTGATCGTCGACAACACCATCGCGACGCCGTACCTGATCCAGCCGCTGAACCACGGCGCCGACGTCGTCGTGCACTCGGCCACCAAGTACCTCGGCGGACACGGCAACGCGATCGCCGGTGTGATCGTCGACGGCGGTACCTTCGACTGGACCAACGGCCAGTTCCCCGGCTTCACCGAACCGGACCCGAGCTACCACGGCGTGGTGTTCGCCGACCTCGGCGCGCCCGCGTACGCGCTCAAGGCCCGGGTGCAGTTGCTACGCGATCTGGGGAGCGCGGCCGCACCGTTCAACGCGTTCCTGATCGCGCAGGGGCTCGAGACGCTGAGCCTGCGGGTGGAGCGTCACGTGGCGAACGCGCAACGCGTCGCGGAGTACCTGGTCGCTCACGACGACGTGCTGTCGGTGAACTACGCCGGGCTGCCGAGCTCGCCGTGGTACGAGCTCGGAAAGAAGTTGGCGCCCAAGGGGACCGGCGCGGTGCTGGCGTTCGAACTGGCCGGCGGCGTCGACGCGGGCAAGGCGTTCGTCAACGCGCTCACGCTGCACAGCCATGTCGCCAACATCGGCGACGTGCGCTCGCTGGTGATCCACCCGGCGTCCACCACGCATGCCCAGCTGAGCCCCGGCGAGCAGCTGGCCAGCGGGGTCACGCCCGGCCTCGTGCGGCTGGCCGTCGGCATCGAGGGCATCGACGACATCCTCGCCGACCTCGAGCAAGGGTTCGCCGCCGCCAAGGCGATCGCCTGA
- a CDS encoding NADP-dependent isocitrate dehydrogenase, translating into MSAEQPTIIYTLTDEAPLLATYGFLPIVRTFAQPAGINIETSDISVAARILAEFPERLTDEQRVPDNLGELAKLTQDPDTNIIKLPNISASVPQLLAAIKELKAKGYDLPDFPGDPKTDEEREIRRRYANCLGSAVNPVLREGNSDRRAPKAVKEYARKHPHSMGEWSMASRTHVATMRHGDFYHGEKSMTIDRDRKVKMVLETHPEDGRAGETIVLKPEVTLDAGDIIDSMFMSKTALCEFYEAQMQDAYETGVMFSLHVKATMMKVSHPIVFGHAVKVFYKDAFAKHQQLFDELGVNVNNGMSDLYDKIEKLPASQREEVVNDIHACHEHRPELAMVDSARGITNFHSPSDVIVDASMPAMIRLGGKMYGADGRTKDTKAVNPESTFSRIYQEMINWCKTNGQFDPTTMGTVPNVGLMAQKAEEYGSHDKTFEIPQDGVANIVDIESGEVLLTQNVEAGDIWRMPIVKDAPIRDWVKLAVTRARASGMTAVFWLDTERPHEAELRKKVKEYLKDHDTEGLHIQIMPQVWAMRYTLERVTRGQDTIAVTGNILRDYLTDLFPILELGTSAKMLSIVPLMAGGGLYETGAGGSAPKHVHQLVEENHLRWDSLGEFLALGACFEDMGAKTGNKRAVLLGKTLDSAIGKLLENDKGPSRKTGELDNRGSQFYLAMYWAQELAAQTDDKELADHFGPLATTLADNEDTIVTELNKAQGNPVDIGGYYYPDREKTTAVMRPSKTLNEALEAATVAPVTQS; encoded by the coding sequence ATGAGTGCCGAGCAGCCCACCATCATCTACACGCTGACCGACGAGGCCCCGTTGCTGGCGACCTACGGTTTCCTGCCGATCGTCCGGACCTTTGCGCAGCCGGCCGGCATCAACATCGAAACCAGTGACATCTCCGTCGCGGCGCGCATCCTGGCCGAATTCCCCGAGCGGTTGACCGACGAACAGCGCGTGCCCGACAACCTCGGCGAACTCGCCAAGCTGACCCAGGACCCGGACACCAACATCATCAAGCTGCCTAACATCAGCGCCTCGGTGCCGCAGCTGCTGGCCGCGATCAAGGAGCTCAAGGCCAAGGGGTACGACCTGCCGGACTTCCCCGGGGACCCCAAGACCGACGAGGAGAGGGAAATCCGGCGGCGCTACGCCAACTGCCTCGGCAGCGCGGTCAACCCCGTACTCCGGGAAGGTAATTCCGATCGGCGCGCGCCCAAGGCGGTCAAGGAGTACGCCCGCAAGCACCCGCACAGCATGGGGGAGTGGTCGATGGCCTCTCGCACCCACGTCGCGACCATGAGACACGGCGACTTCTATCACGGTGAGAAGTCGATGACGATCGATCGCGACCGCAAGGTCAAGATGGTGCTGGAGACCCACCCCGAAGACGGACGAGCGGGCGAGACGATCGTGCTCAAGCCCGAGGTCACACTCGATGCCGGCGACATCATCGACAGCATGTTCATGAGCAAAACGGCGCTCTGCGAGTTCTACGAGGCGCAGATGCAGGATGCTTATGAGACGGGCGTGATGTTCTCGCTGCACGTCAAGGCGACCATGATGAAGGTCAGCCACCCGATCGTTTTCGGTCACGCGGTCAAGGTCTTCTACAAGGATGCGTTCGCCAAGCACCAGCAGCTGTTCGACGAGCTCGGCGTGAACGTCAACAACGGCATGTCCGACCTCTACGACAAGATCGAGAAGCTGCCGGCTTCGCAGCGCGAAGAGGTTGTCAACGACATCCATGCCTGCCACGAGCACCGGCCGGAACTGGCCATGGTCGACTCGGCGCGCGGCATCACGAACTTCCACTCGCCGAGCGACGTCATCGTGGACGCCTCGATGCCGGCGATGATCCGTCTCGGCGGCAAGATGTACGGCGCCGACGGGCGCACCAAGGACACCAAGGCGGTCAACCCCGAGTCGACGTTCTCCCGGATCTACCAGGAGATGATTAACTGGTGCAAGACCAACGGTCAGTTCGATCCGACGACCATGGGCACCGTCCCCAACGTCGGGCTGATGGCGCAGAAGGCCGAGGAGTACGGCAGCCACGACAAGACGTTCGAGATCCCGCAGGACGGCGTCGCGAACATCGTCGACATCGAGTCCGGTGAGGTCCTGCTCACCCAGAACGTCGAGGCCGGCGACATCTGGCGCATGCCGATCGTCAAGGACGCCCCGATCCGGGACTGGGTCAAGCTGGCCGTCACCCGGGCACGCGCATCGGGGATGACGGCGGTGTTCTGGCTCGACACCGAGCGTCCGCACGAAGCCGAGCTGCGCAAGAAGGTGAAGGAGTACCTGAAGGACCACGACACCGAGGGCCTTCACATCCAGATCATGCCCCAGGTGTGGGCGATGCGGTACACGCTCGAGCGGGTGACGCGTGGACAGGACACCATCGCCGTGACCGGCAACATCCTGCGCGACTACCTCACCGATCTGTTCCCGATCCTGGAGCTGGGCACCAGCGCAAAGATGCTGTCGATCGTGCCGCTGATGGCCGGCGGTGGGCTCTACGAGACCGGCGCCGGCGGGTCGGCGCCCAAGCACGTCCACCAGCTCGTCGAGGAGAACCACCTGCGCTGGGATTCGCTGGGCGAATTCCTCGCGCTCGGCGCGTGTTTCGAGGACATGGGCGCCAAGACGGGCAACAAGCGCGCCGTCCTGCTGGGCAAGACGCTGGATTCGGCGATCGGCAAGCTGCTGGAGAACGACAAGGGCCCGTCGCGCAAGACCGGCGAGCTCGACAACCGGGGCAGCCAGTTTTACCTGGCAATGTACTGGGCGCAGGAGCTCGCCGCGCAGACCGACGACAAGGAGCTCGCCGACCATTTCGGACCGCTGGCCACGACGCTGGCCGACAATGAGGACACCATTGTCACCGAGCTCAACAAGGCGCAGGGCAACCCGGTCGACATCGGAGGGTACTACTACCCGGACCGCGAGAAGACCACCGCGGTGATGCGGCCGAGCAAGACCCTCAACGAGGCGCTGGAGGCCGCGACTGTCGCACCGGTGACCCAGAGCTGA
- a CDS encoding alpha/beta fold hydrolase, which translates to MTERAPIHLGSGEPILLLHPFMMSQSVWKNVAPAIAATGRYEVYAPTMPGHNGGPKGPFFLSTGSLADDVERRMDALGWETAHIVGNSLGGWVAFELERRGRARTLTGIAPAGGWRHFTPAKFEIVGKFLAGLPIWLVALVLKERVLKLPITRYLAYPAITARPGRLSDEDLADIIDDVSHCPAYYQLLVKSLTLPGLLEIAEGQVPTHLVICEKDRVLPHPRFTRHFTTQLPKETKITHLDDVGHIPMFEAPDRVAQLIVEFADRNAAPPPREALGG; encoded by the coding sequence ATGACCGAACGCGCACCGATCCACCTCGGGTCCGGCGAACCGATCCTGCTGCTGCACCCGTTCATGATGTCGCAGAGCGTGTGGAAAAACGTCGCACCGGCAATCGCCGCCACCGGCCGATACGAGGTCTACGCGCCCACGATGCCCGGCCACAACGGTGGCCCCAAAGGGCCGTTCTTCCTCAGCACCGGTTCGCTGGCCGACGACGTCGAACGCCGGATGGACGCGCTGGGCTGGGAAACCGCCCACATCGTCGGTAACTCCCTGGGCGGCTGGGTGGCCTTCGAGTTGGAGCGGCGCGGACGGGCCCGAACGCTGACCGGCATCGCCCCGGCGGGCGGCTGGCGGCACTTCACCCCGGCCAAGTTCGAGATCGTCGGCAAGTTCCTCGCCGGCCTGCCGATCTGGCTGGTGGCGCTGGTGCTCAAGGAGCGTGTGCTGAAGCTGCCGATCACCCGGTACCTGGCCTACCCGGCGATCACCGCCAGGCCTGGGCGGCTGTCCGACGAGGACCTCGCCGACATCATCGACGACGTCTCACACTGCCCCGCCTACTACCAGCTGTTGGTCAAGTCACTGACGTTGCCGGGTCTGCTGGAGATCGCCGAGGGCCAGGTCCCGACGCACCTGGTCATCTGCGAGAAGGACCGGGTGCTGCCGCACCCGCGGTTCACCCGGCACTTCACCACCCAGTTGCCGAAGGAGACCAAGATCACCCACCTCGACGACGTCGGGCACATCCCGATGTTCGAGGCGCCGGACCGGGTCGCGCAGCTGATCGTGGAGTTCGCCGACCGTAACGCGGCGCCGCCGCCACGTGAGGCCTTGGGCGGCTAG